In the Fusarium oxysporum f. sp. lycopersici 4287 chromosome 9, whole genome shotgun sequence genome, one interval contains:
- a CDS encoding cell division control protein 48, with amino-acid sequence MAPQPDEHHPHKKVNLTDPSGAEVKNEDDVATAILKKKKKPNQLMVTDAVNDDNSIIALSEATMDQLQLFRGDTVLVRGKKRKDTVLIVLADEELDDGSARINRVVRHNLRVKHGDMITIHPCPDIKYAKRIAVLPIADTVEGITGSLFDVFLAPYFREAYRPVRQGDLFIVRGGMRQVEFKVVEVDPPEYGIVAQDTVIHCEGEPIQRDEEENNLNEVGYDDIGGCRKQMAQIREMVELPLRHPQLFKSIGIKPPRGVLLYGPPGTGKTLMARAVANETGAFFFLINGPEIMSKMAGESESNLRKAFEEAEKNSPAIIFIDEIDSIAPKREKTNGEVERRVVSQLLTLMDGMKARSNVVVMAATNRPNSIDPALRRFGRFDREVDIGIPDPTGRLEILQIHTKNMKLGDDVDLEQIASETHGYVGSDVAALCSEAAMQQIREKMDLIDLDEDTIDAEVLDSLGVTMENFRFALGVSNPSALREVAVVEVPNVRWEDIGGLEEVKQDLKENVQYPVDHPEKYLKFGMSPSRGVLFFGPPGTGKTMLAKAVANECAANFISVKGPELLSMWFGESESNIRDIFDKARAAAPCVVFLDELDSIAKARGGSMGDAGGASDRVVNQLLTEMDGMTSKKNVFVIGATNRPEQLDPALCRPGRLDSLIYVPLPDEPGRLSIIKAQLRKTPIASDIDFGYIASKTHGFSGADIGFITQRAVKIAIKESIAADIERQKAREAAGDEMDTDEDAEDPVPELTKAHFEEAMQMARRSVSDVEIRRYEAFAQQMKNAGPGAFFKFPEAGAEAAGADGGNSFGDAGNDDDLYD; translated from the exons ATGGCTCCCCAGCCTGACGAGCACCACCCCCACAAGAAGGTCAACTTGAC CGACCCTTCCGGCGCCGAGGTCAAGAAC GAGGATGATGTCGCGACCGCgattctcaagaagaagaagaagcctaACCAGTTGAT GGTCACCGATGCCGTCAACGATGACAACAGCATTATCGCCCTCTCCGAGGCCACTATGGACCAGCTCCAGCTTTTCCGAGGTGATACTGTTCTGGTTcgaggcaagaagagaaaggacaCCGTCCTCATCGTTCTTGCCGACGAGGAACTCGATGATGGCAGCGCTCGCATCAACCGAGTCGTTCGTCACAATTTGAGAGTCAAGCACGGTGATATGATCACCATCCACCCTTGCCCGGATATCAAATAC GCCAAGAGAATTGCTGTTCTCCCCATTGCTGATACCGTCGAGGGTATCACCGGTTCCTTGTTCGACGTTTTCCTCGCTCCCTACTTCCGAGAAGCTTACCGACCTGTTCGCCAAGGAGACTTGTTTATCGTCCGCGGTGGTATGAGACAAGTAGAATTCAAGGTTGTCGAGGTCGATCCTCCCGAGTATGGTATCGTCGCACAAGATACTGTTATTCACTGCGAGGGTGAGCCTATCCAGCgagacgaggaagagaacaACCTCAACGAGGTTGGTTATGATGACATTGGTGGATGCCGAAAGCAAATGGCCCAGATCCGAGAGATGGTTGAGCTTCCTCTCCGACATCCCCAGCTTTTCAAGTCTATTGGTATCAAGCCTCCCCGAGGTGTTCTGCTCTACGGCCCCCCCGGTACCGGTAAGACTCTAATGGCTCGAGCTGTTGCCAACGAGACTGgtgctttcttcttcctcatcaacggTCCTGAGATCATGTCCAAGATGGCCGGTGAATCCGAGTCAAACCTCCGAAAGGCTTtcgaggaggctgagaagaactcccctgccatcatcttcatcgatGAAATTGACTCTATCGCCCCCAAGCGTGAGAAGACCAACGGTGAGGTCGAGCGACGAGTCGTCTCTCAGCTCCTTACCCTCATGGACGGTATGAAGGCCCGCTCCAACGTCGTCGTGATGGCTGCTACCAACCGTCCCAACTCTATCGACCCCGCCCTTCGACGATTCGGCCGTTTCGATCGTGAGGTCGACATTGGTATCCCTGACCCTACCGGCCGTCTTGAGATTCTTCAGATTCACACCAAGAATATGAAGCTCGGCGATGACGTCGACCTGGAGCAGATTGCCTCCGAGACACACGGCTACGTCGGTTCCGATGTTGCTGCCCTCTGCTCCGAGGCCGCTATGCAGCAGATTCGTGAGAAGATGGATctcatcgatctcgacgaggACACAATCGATGCCGAGGTTCTTGACTCTCTCGGTGTCACCATGGAGAACTTCCGTTTCGCCCTTGGTGTGTCCAACCCCTCCGCTCTCCGCGAGGTCGCCGTCGTCGAGGTTCCCAACGTTCGCTGGGAGGACATTGGTGGTCTCGAGGAGGTCAAGCAGGATCTCAAGGAGAACGTTCAGTACCCTGTTGACCACCCCGAGAAGTACCTCAAGTTCGGTATGTCTCCTTCTCGAGGTGTGCTGTTCTTTGGTCCTCCTGGTACTGGTAAAACTATGTTGGCCAAGGCCGTTGCCAACGAGTGTGCTGCCAACTTCATCTCCGTCAAGGGACCTGAGCTTCTCAGCATGTGGTTTGGTGAGTCTGAGAGCAACATCCGAGACATCTTCGACAAGGCTCGTGCTGCCGCTCCTTGTGTTGTCTTCCTTGACGAACTTGACTCCATTGCCAAGGCTCGTGGTGGATCCATGGGTGATGCTGGCGGTGCTTCTGACCGTGTCGTCAACCAGCTCCTGACTGAGATGGATGGTATGACTTCCAAGAAGAATGTCTTCGTTATTGGCGCCACCAACCGACCCGAGCAGCTCGACCCTGCTCTGTGCCGACCTGGTCGTCTCGACTCGCTCATCTACGTACCTCTGCCCGATGAGCCCGGTCGTCTCAGCATTATCAAGGCCCAGCTCCGCAAGACCCCCATCGCCTCCGATATCGACTTCGGCTACATTGCCTCCAAGACCCACGGTTTCTCTGGTGCTGATATCGGCTTCATCACCCAGCGTGCTGTCAAGATCGCTATCAAGGAGTCTATCGCTGCCGATATCGAGCGCCAGAAGGCTCGCGAGGCTGCTGGTGACGAGATGGACACAGATGAGGATGCTGAGGACCCCGTGCCCGAGTTGACCAAGGCCCACTTCGAGGAGGCTATGCAGATGGCTCGCCGATCAGTATCTGACGTCGAGATCCGCCGGTACGAGGCTTTTGCCCAACAGATGAAGAACGCTGGTCCTGGTGCCTTCTTCAAGTTCCCCGAGGCCGGTgccgaggctgctggtgctgacgGCGGTAACTCAtttggcgatgctggcaacGACGATGATCTCTACGACTAA
- a CDS encoding cell division control protein 48, producing MRFPNMSLTAVQEDDVATAILKKKKKPNQLMVTDAVNDDNSIIALSEATMDQLQLFRGDTVLVRGKKRKDTVLIVLADEELDDGSARINRVVRHNLRVKHGDMITIHPCPDIKYAKRIAVLPIADTVEGITGSLFDVFLAPYFREAYRPVRQGDLFIVRGGMRQVEFKVVEVDPPEYGIVAQDTVIHCEGEPIQRDEEENNLNEVGYDDIGGCRKQMAQIREMVELPLRHPQLFKSIGIKPPRGVLLYGPPGTGKTLMARAVANETGAFFFLINGPEIMSKMAGESESNLRKAFEEAEKNSPAIIFIDEIDSIAPKREKTNGEVERRVVSQLLTLMDGMKARSNVVVMAATNRPNSIDPALRRFGRFDREVDIGIPDPTGRLEILQIHTKNMKLGDDVDLEQIASETHGYVGSDVAALCSEAAMQQIREKMDLIDLDEDTIDAEVLDSLGVTMENFRFALGVSNPSALREVAVVEVPNVRWEDIGGLEEVKQDLKENVQYPVDHPEKYLKFGMSPSRGVLFFGPPGTGKTMLAKAVANECAANFISVKGPELLSMWFGESESNIRDIFDKARAAAPCVVFLDELDSIAKARGGSMGDAGGASDRVVNQLLTEMDGMTSKKNVFVIGATNRPEQLDPALCRPGRLDSLIYVPLPDEPGRLSIIKAQLRKTPIASDIDFGYIASKTHGFSGADIGFITQRAVKIAIKESIAADIERQKAREAAGDEMDTDEDAEDPVPELTKAHFEEAMQMARRSVSDVEIRRYEAFAQQMKNAGPGAFFKFPEAGAEAAGADGGNSFGDAGNDDDLYD from the exons ATGAGATTCCCCAACATGTCGCTAACCGCTGTGCAGGAGGATGATGTCGCGACCGCgattctcaagaagaagaagaagcctaACCAGTTGAT GGTCACCGATGCCGTCAACGATGACAACAGCATTATCGCCCTCTCCGAGGCCACTATGGACCAGCTCCAGCTTTTCCGAGGTGATACTGTTCTGGTTcgaggcaagaagagaaaggacaCCGTCCTCATCGTTCTTGCCGACGAGGAACTCGATGATGGCAGCGCTCGCATCAACCGAGTCGTTCGTCACAATTTGAGAGTCAAGCACGGTGATATGATCACCATCCACCCTTGCCCGGATATCAAATAC GCCAAGAGAATTGCTGTTCTCCCCATTGCTGATACCGTCGAGGGTATCACCGGTTCCTTGTTCGACGTTTTCCTCGCTCCCTACTTCCGAGAAGCTTACCGACCTGTTCGCCAAGGAGACTTGTTTATCGTCCGCGGTGGTATGAGACAAGTAGAATTCAAGGTTGTCGAGGTCGATCCTCCCGAGTATGGTATCGTCGCACAAGATACTGTTATTCACTGCGAGGGTGAGCCTATCCAGCgagacgaggaagagaacaACCTCAACGAGGTTGGTTATGATGACATTGGTGGATGCCGAAAGCAAATGGCCCAGATCCGAGAGATGGTTGAGCTTCCTCTCCGACATCCCCAGCTTTTCAAGTCTATTGGTATCAAGCCTCCCCGAGGTGTTCTGCTCTACGGCCCCCCCGGTACCGGTAAGACTCTAATGGCTCGAGCTGTTGCCAACGAGACTGgtgctttcttcttcctcatcaacggTCCTGAGATCATGTCCAAGATGGCCGGTGAATCCGAGTCAAACCTCCGAAAGGCTTtcgaggaggctgagaagaactcccctgccatcatcttcatcgatGAAATTGACTCTATCGCCCCCAAGCGTGAGAAGACCAACGGTGAGGTCGAGCGACGAGTCGTCTCTCAGCTCCTTACCCTCATGGACGGTATGAAGGCCCGCTCCAACGTCGTCGTGATGGCTGCTACCAACCGTCCCAACTCTATCGACCCCGCCCTTCGACGATTCGGCCGTTTCGATCGTGAGGTCGACATTGGTATCCCTGACCCTACCGGCCGTCTTGAGATTCTTCAGATTCACACCAAGAATATGAAGCTCGGCGATGACGTCGACCTGGAGCAGATTGCCTCCGAGACACACGGCTACGTCGGTTCCGATGTTGCTGCCCTCTGCTCCGAGGCCGCTATGCAGCAGATTCGTGAGAAGATGGATctcatcgatctcgacgaggACACAATCGATGCCGAGGTTCTTGACTCTCTCGGTGTCACCATGGAGAACTTCCGTTTCGCCCTTGGTGTGTCCAACCCCTCCGCTCTCCGCGAGGTCGCCGTCGTCGAGGTTCCCAACGTTCGCTGGGAGGACATTGGTGGTCTCGAGGAGGTCAAGCAGGATCTCAAGGAGAACGTTCAGTACCCTGTTGACCACCCCGAGAAGTACCTCAAGTTCGGTATGTCTCCTTCTCGAGGTGTGCTGTTCTTTGGTCCTCCTGGTACTGGTAAAACTATGTTGGCCAAGGCCGTTGCCAACGAGTGTGCTGCCAACTTCATCTCCGTCAAGGGACCTGAGCTTCTCAGCATGTGGTTTGGTGAGTCTGAGAGCAACATCCGAGACATCTTCGACAAGGCTCGTGCTGCCGCTCCTTGTGTTGTCTTCCTTGACGAACTTGACTCCATTGCCAAGGCTCGTGGTGGATCCATGGGTGATGCTGGCGGTGCTTCTGACCGTGTCGTCAACCAGCTCCTGACTGAGATGGATGGTATGACTTCCAAGAAGAATGTCTTCGTTATTGGCGCCACCAACCGACCCGAGCAGCTCGACCCTGCTCTGTGCCGACCTGGTCGTCTCGACTCGCTCATCTACGTACCTCTGCCCGATGAGCCCGGTCGTCTCAGCATTATCAAGGCCCAGCTCCGCAAGACCCCCATCGCCTCCGATATCGACTTCGGCTACATTGCCTCCAAGACCCACGGTTTCTCTGGTGCTGATATCGGCTTCATCACCCAGCGTGCTGTCAAGATCGCTATCAAGGAGTCTATCGCTGCCGATATCGAGCGCCAGAAGGCTCGCGAGGCTGCTGGTGACGAGATGGACACAGATGAGGATGCTGAGGACCCCGTGCCCGAGTTGACCAAGGCCCACTTCGAGGAGGCTATGCAGATGGCTCGCCGATCAGTATCTGACGTCGAGATCCGCCGGTACGAGGCTTTTGCCCAACAGATGAAGAACGCTGGTCCTGGTGCCTTCTTCAAGTTCCCCGAGGCCGGTgccgaggctgctggtgctgacgGCGGTAACTCAtttggcgatgctggcaacGACGATGATCTCTACGACTAA
- a CDS encoding cell division control protein 48, with amino-acid sequence MVTDAVNDDNSIIALSEATMDQLQLFRGDTVLVRGKKRKDTVLIVLADEELDDGSARINRVVRHNLRVKHGDMITIHPCPDIKYAKRIAVLPIADTVEGITGSLFDVFLAPYFREAYRPVRQGDLFIVRGGMRQVEFKVVEVDPPEYGIVAQDTVIHCEGEPIQRDEEENNLNEVGYDDIGGCRKQMAQIREMVELPLRHPQLFKSIGIKPPRGVLLYGPPGTGKTLMARAVANETGAFFFLINGPEIMSKMAGESESNLRKAFEEAEKNSPAIIFIDEIDSIAPKREKTNGEVERRVVSQLLTLMDGMKARSNVVVMAATNRPNSIDPALRRFGRFDREVDIGIPDPTGRLEILQIHTKNMKLGDDVDLEQIASETHGYVGSDVAALCSEAAMQQIREKMDLIDLDEDTIDAEVLDSLGVTMENFRFALGVSNPSALREVAVVEVPNVRWEDIGGLEEVKQDLKENVQYPVDHPEKYLKFGMSPSRGVLFFGPPGTGKTMLAKAVANECAANFISVKGPELLSMWFGESESNIRDIFDKARAAAPCVVFLDELDSIAKARGGSMGDAGGASDRVVNQLLTEMDGMTSKKNVFVIGATNRPEQLDPALCRPGRLDSLIYVPLPDEPGRLSIIKAQLRKTPIASDIDFGYIASKTHGFSGADIGFITQRAVKIAIKESIAADIERQKAREAAGDEMDTDEDAEDPVPELTKAHFEEAMQMARRSVSDVEIRRYEAFAQQMKNAGPGAFFKFPEAGAEAAGADGGNSFGDAGNDDDLYD; translated from the exons AT GGTCACCGATGCCGTCAACGATGACAACAGCATTATCGCCCTCTCCGAGGCCACTATGGACCAGCTCCAGCTTTTCCGAGGTGATACTGTTCTGGTTcgaggcaagaagagaaaggacaCCGTCCTCATCGTTCTTGCCGACGAGGAACTCGATGATGGCAGCGCTCGCATCAACCGAGTCGTTCGTCACAATTTGAGAGTCAAGCACGGTGATATGATCACCATCCACCCTTGCCCGGATATCAAATAC GCCAAGAGAATTGCTGTTCTCCCCATTGCTGATACCGTCGAGGGTATCACCGGTTCCTTGTTCGACGTTTTCCTCGCTCCCTACTTCCGAGAAGCTTACCGACCTGTTCGCCAAGGAGACTTGTTTATCGTCCGCGGTGGTATGAGACAAGTAGAATTCAAGGTTGTCGAGGTCGATCCTCCCGAGTATGGTATCGTCGCACAAGATACTGTTATTCACTGCGAGGGTGAGCCTATCCAGCgagacgaggaagagaacaACCTCAACGAGGTTGGTTATGATGACATTGGTGGATGCCGAAAGCAAATGGCCCAGATCCGAGAGATGGTTGAGCTTCCTCTCCGACATCCCCAGCTTTTCAAGTCTATTGGTATCAAGCCTCCCCGAGGTGTTCTGCTCTACGGCCCCCCCGGTACCGGTAAGACTCTAATGGCTCGAGCTGTTGCCAACGAGACTGgtgctttcttcttcctcatcaacggTCCTGAGATCATGTCCAAGATGGCCGGTGAATCCGAGTCAAACCTCCGAAAGGCTTtcgaggaggctgagaagaactcccctgccatcatcttcatcgatGAAATTGACTCTATCGCCCCCAAGCGTGAGAAGACCAACGGTGAGGTCGAGCGACGAGTCGTCTCTCAGCTCCTTACCCTCATGGACGGTATGAAGGCCCGCTCCAACGTCGTCGTGATGGCTGCTACCAACCGTCCCAACTCTATCGACCCCGCCCTTCGACGATTCGGCCGTTTCGATCGTGAGGTCGACATTGGTATCCCTGACCCTACCGGCCGTCTTGAGATTCTTCAGATTCACACCAAGAATATGAAGCTCGGCGATGACGTCGACCTGGAGCAGATTGCCTCCGAGACACACGGCTACGTCGGTTCCGATGTTGCTGCCCTCTGCTCCGAGGCCGCTATGCAGCAGATTCGTGAGAAGATGGATctcatcgatctcgacgaggACACAATCGATGCCGAGGTTCTTGACTCTCTCGGTGTCACCATGGAGAACTTCCGTTTCGCCCTTGGTGTGTCCAACCCCTCCGCTCTCCGCGAGGTCGCCGTCGTCGAGGTTCCCAACGTTCGCTGGGAGGACATTGGTGGTCTCGAGGAGGTCAAGCAGGATCTCAAGGAGAACGTTCAGTACCCTGTTGACCACCCCGAGAAGTACCTCAAGTTCGGTATGTCTCCTTCTCGAGGTGTGCTGTTCTTTGGTCCTCCTGGTACTGGTAAAACTATGTTGGCCAAGGCCGTTGCCAACGAGTGTGCTGCCAACTTCATCTCCGTCAAGGGACCTGAGCTTCTCAGCATGTGGTTTGGTGAGTCTGAGAGCAACATCCGAGACATCTTCGACAAGGCTCGTGCTGCCGCTCCTTGTGTTGTCTTCCTTGACGAACTTGACTCCATTGCCAAGGCTCGTGGTGGATCCATGGGTGATGCTGGCGGTGCTTCTGACCGTGTCGTCAACCAGCTCCTGACTGAGATGGATGGTATGACTTCCAAGAAGAATGTCTTCGTTATTGGCGCCACCAACCGACCCGAGCAGCTCGACCCTGCTCTGTGCCGACCTGGTCGTCTCGACTCGCTCATCTACGTACCTCTGCCCGATGAGCCCGGTCGTCTCAGCATTATCAAGGCCCAGCTCCGCAAGACCCCCATCGCCTCCGATATCGACTTCGGCTACATTGCCTCCAAGACCCACGGTTTCTCTGGTGCTGATATCGGCTTCATCACCCAGCGTGCTGTCAAGATCGCTATCAAGGAGTCTATCGCTGCCGATATCGAGCGCCAGAAGGCTCGCGAGGCTGCTGGTGACGAGATGGACACAGATGAGGATGCTGAGGACCCCGTGCCCGAGTTGACCAAGGCCCACTTCGAGGAGGCTATGCAGATGGCTCGCCGATCAGTATCTGACGTCGAGATCCGCCGGTACGAGGCTTTTGCCCAACAGATGAAGAACGCTGGTCCTGGTGCCTTCTTCAAGTTCCCCGAGGCCGGTgccgaggctgctggtgctgacgGCGGTAACTCAtttggcgatgctggcaacGACGATGATCTCTACGACTAA
- a CDS encoding cell division control protein 48 translates to MDQLQLFRGDTVLVRGKKRKDTVLIVLADEELDDGSARINRVVRHNLRVKHGDMITIHPCPDIKYAKRIAVLPIADTVEGITGSLFDVFLAPYFREAYRPVRQGDLFIVRGGMRQVEFKVVEVDPPEYGIVAQDTVIHCEGEPIQRDEEENNLNEVGYDDIGGCRKQMAQIREMVELPLRHPQLFKSIGIKPPRGVLLYGPPGTGKTLMARAVANETGAFFFLINGPEIMSKMAGESESNLRKAFEEAEKNSPAIIFIDEIDSIAPKREKTNGEVERRVVSQLLTLMDGMKARSNVVVMAATNRPNSIDPALRRFGRFDREVDIGIPDPTGRLEILQIHTKNMKLGDDVDLEQIASETHGYVGSDVAALCSEAAMQQIREKMDLIDLDEDTIDAEVLDSLGVTMENFRFALGVSNPSALREVAVVEVPNVRWEDIGGLEEVKQDLKENVQYPVDHPEKYLKFGMSPSRGVLFFGPPGTGKTMLAKAVANECAANFISVKGPELLSMWFGESESNIRDIFDKARAAAPCVVFLDELDSIAKARGGSMGDAGGASDRVVNQLLTEMDGMTSKKNVFVIGATNRPEQLDPALCRPGRLDSLIYVPLPDEPGRLSIIKAQLRKTPIASDIDFGYIASKTHGFSGADIGFITQRAVKIAIKESIAADIERQKAREAAGDEMDTDEDAEDPVPELTKAHFEEAMQMARRSVSDVEIRRYEAFAQQMKNAGPGAFFKFPEAGAEAAGADGGNSFGDAGNDDDLYD, encoded by the exons ATGGACCAGCTCCAGCTTTTCCGAGGTGATACTGTTCTGGTTcgaggcaagaagagaaaggacaCCGTCCTCATCGTTCTTGCCGACGAGGAACTCGATGATGGCAGCGCTCGCATCAACCGAGTCGTTCGTCACAATTTGAGAGTCAAGCACGGTGATATGATCACCATCCACCCTTGCCCGGATATCAAATAC GCCAAGAGAATTGCTGTTCTCCCCATTGCTGATACCGTCGAGGGTATCACCGGTTCCTTGTTCGACGTTTTCCTCGCTCCCTACTTCCGAGAAGCTTACCGACCTGTTCGCCAAGGAGACTTGTTTATCGTCCGCGGTGGTATGAGACAAGTAGAATTCAAGGTTGTCGAGGTCGATCCTCCCGAGTATGGTATCGTCGCACAAGATACTGTTATTCACTGCGAGGGTGAGCCTATCCAGCgagacgaggaagagaacaACCTCAACGAGGTTGGTTATGATGACATTGGTGGATGCCGAAAGCAAATGGCCCAGATCCGAGAGATGGTTGAGCTTCCTCTCCGACATCCCCAGCTTTTCAAGTCTATTGGTATCAAGCCTCCCCGAGGTGTTCTGCTCTACGGCCCCCCCGGTACCGGTAAGACTCTAATGGCTCGAGCTGTTGCCAACGAGACTGgtgctttcttcttcctcatcaacggTCCTGAGATCATGTCCAAGATGGCCGGTGAATCCGAGTCAAACCTCCGAAAGGCTTtcgaggaggctgagaagaactcccctgccatcatcttcatcgatGAAATTGACTCTATCGCCCCCAAGCGTGAGAAGACCAACGGTGAGGTCGAGCGACGAGTCGTCTCTCAGCTCCTTACCCTCATGGACGGTATGAAGGCCCGCTCCAACGTCGTCGTGATGGCTGCTACCAACCGTCCCAACTCTATCGACCCCGCCCTTCGACGATTCGGCCGTTTCGATCGTGAGGTCGACATTGGTATCCCTGACCCTACCGGCCGTCTTGAGATTCTTCAGATTCACACCAAGAATATGAAGCTCGGCGATGACGTCGACCTGGAGCAGATTGCCTCCGAGACACACGGCTACGTCGGTTCCGATGTTGCTGCCCTCTGCTCCGAGGCCGCTATGCAGCAGATTCGTGAGAAGATGGATctcatcgatctcgacgaggACACAATCGATGCCGAGGTTCTTGACTCTCTCGGTGTCACCATGGAGAACTTCCGTTTCGCCCTTGGTGTGTCCAACCCCTCCGCTCTCCGCGAGGTCGCCGTCGTCGAGGTTCCCAACGTTCGCTGGGAGGACATTGGTGGTCTCGAGGAGGTCAAGCAGGATCTCAAGGAGAACGTTCAGTACCCTGTTGACCACCCCGAGAAGTACCTCAAGTTCGGTATGTCTCCTTCTCGAGGTGTGCTGTTCTTTGGTCCTCCTGGTACTGGTAAAACTATGTTGGCCAAGGCCGTTGCCAACGAGTGTGCTGCCAACTTCATCTCCGTCAAGGGACCTGAGCTTCTCAGCATGTGGTTTGGTGAGTCTGAGAGCAACATCCGAGACATCTTCGACAAGGCTCGTGCTGCCGCTCCTTGTGTTGTCTTCCTTGACGAACTTGACTCCATTGCCAAGGCTCGTGGTGGATCCATGGGTGATGCTGGCGGTGCTTCTGACCGTGTCGTCAACCAGCTCCTGACTGAGATGGATGGTATGACTTCCAAGAAGAATGTCTTCGTTATTGGCGCCACCAACCGACCCGAGCAGCTCGACCCTGCTCTGTGCCGACCTGGTCGTCTCGACTCGCTCATCTACGTACCTCTGCCCGATGAGCCCGGTCGTCTCAGCATTATCAAGGCCCAGCTCCGCAAGACCCCCATCGCCTCCGATATCGACTTCGGCTACATTGCCTCCAAGACCCACGGTTTCTCTGGTGCTGATATCGGCTTCATCACCCAGCGTGCTGTCAAGATCGCTATCAAGGAGTCTATCGCTGCCGATATCGAGCGCCAGAAGGCTCGCGAGGCTGCTGGTGACGAGATGGACACAGATGAGGATGCTGAGGACCCCGTGCCCGAGTTGACCAAGGCCCACTTCGAGGAGGCTATGCAGATGGCTCGCCGATCAGTATCTGACGTCGAGATCCGCCGGTACGAGGCTTTTGCCCAACAGATGAAGAACGCTGGTCCTGGTGCCTTCTTCAAGTTCCCCGAGGCCGGTgccgaggctgctggtgctgacgGCGGTAACTCAtttggcgatgctggcaacGACGATGATCTCTACGACTAA